The following coding sequences lie in one Lysobacter capsici genomic window:
- a CDS encoding PAAR domain-containing protein, whose product MMRQRITVGDTTSGGGTVLGGPRPEAAPDAGVDARCARLGDAVQCGVHGPTTIVTGDSAHLLDGKAAARHGDFCACGCILISLSQIRGIVEHGRGYEPARVAVRK is encoded by the coding sequence ATGATGCGGCAAAGGATCACGGTCGGCGATACGACCAGCGGCGGCGGCACGGTGTTGGGCGGGCCGCGCCCGGAGGCGGCGCCCGACGCCGGCGTCGATGCGCGATGCGCGCGCCTGGGCGATGCGGTGCAGTGCGGCGTGCATGGCCCGACCACGATCGTGACCGGCGATTCGGCGCATCTGCTCGACGGCAAGGCGGCGGCGCGGCACGGCGATTTCTGCGCCTGCGGCTGCATCCTGATTTCGTTGAGCCAGATTCGCGGCATCGTCGAGCACGGTCGCGGCTACGAGCCGGCGCGGGTCGCGGTGCGCAAGTGA
- a CDS encoding DUF4189 domain-containing protein, which translates to MITESRTRRHSAMLAPYSCARRAIAHAYRAGMRPAENIAFFADFRLRRRIAAQSRACITFARFASHCAPNRRPRSDSTLTARQWIKCRIFFLRILDNDRASEILVVDPAAFVSLHSLSVASLHDIRMRAPNQGISTMNHRSLCTLGLWLAIGGSAIAASCPPDQRATPRGANAAKTACATPSRPRERKRTEQARAMQARIEWSDRWGAIATGRGNAFGVAFEKLSKHEAETTALAQCRGATDGDCAIAQSYSNQCGAVARDDASTASASAATVEDAERLSLQRCEKSAATADDCQVAYSGCSYPARAE; encoded by the coding sequence GTGATCACAGAATCCCGAACGCGCCGTCACAGCGCGATGCTCGCGCCGTATTCATGCGCAAGGCGCGCGATCGCGCATGCGTACCGCGCCGGCATGAGACCTGCGGAGAACATCGCGTTTTTTGCCGATTTTCGGTTGCGGCGACGCATCGCGGCGCAATCGCGGGCCTGCATCACATTCGCGCGATTCGCTTCGCACTGCGCGCCGAATCGTCGGCCGCGATCCGACAGCACGCTTACGGCACGCCAATGGATCAAATGCCGCATCTTTTTTCTGCGAATACTCGACAACGACCGTGCATCTGAAATTTTGGTGGTTGATCCGGCCGCGTTTGTGTCCTTACATTCGCTCAGCGTTGCGTCGCTGCATGACATACGAATGCGCGCACCGAACCAGGGGATCAGCACGATGAACCATCGATCTCTATGCACGCTCGGCCTGTGGCTTGCGATCGGCGGCTCCGCGATCGCGGCCAGTTGCCCGCCGGACCAGCGCGCCACGCCGCGCGGCGCGAACGCCGCGAAAACCGCCTGCGCCACGCCTTCGCGACCGCGCGAACGCAAACGGACCGAGCAGGCGCGGGCCATGCAGGCGCGCATCGAATGGTCCGACCGCTGGGGTGCGATCGCGACCGGCCGCGGCAACGCGTTCGGCGTCGCTTTCGAAAAGCTGAGCAAACACGAAGCCGAAACGACCGCGCTGGCGCAATGCCGCGGCGCGACCGACGGCGACTGCGCGATCGCGCAGAGTTATTCCAACCAATGCGGCGCGGTGGCGCGCGACGACGCGAGCACGGCGTCGGCGAGCGCGGCGACCGTCGAGGACGCCGAGCGCCTGAGCTTGCAGCGTTGCGAAAAATCCGCGGCGACCGCAGACGACTGCCAGGTGGCGTATTCGGGATGCAGCTATCCGGCTCGTGCCGAGTGA
- a CDS encoding serine hydrolase domain-containing protein, whose amino-acid sequence MRCLRIKTITAAALAAMLASSTAFAQGAAAPRDRAQAAWKQAASKQAASKQAAAKQSTPAPADPAPLTAFVDDYAHQHDFSGSVLIVEHGKPLLARQYGLANRAFAIRNDASTKYKIASITKAFTAVLILQLHEQGRLDLDAPMRRYLPDYRGSGGDWVTLRQLLNHTSGLVNFDQVTDAAQAIRSGLPNYQLPHTARQLADDYCSGDLVHEPGAKFDYNNCDYIALGLIIERAYGQPYEQVLQQRIIDPLGLKDTGVLHQRDIVAGLADTYFRRDDGKALTPDLPAYPENWYAAGAMYSTPRDLATFADGWFGGRLVGDKALAAMIAPGLDDYGFGVWSYPVRIDGRRYHAVKRPGRIMGAQAQLYRIVEAGLTVVVLANTDATDLDEFVARIGKHALGKQAAGEHAGDQHASDKPAIDRAPPHD is encoded by the coding sequence ATGCGGTGTTTACGGATCAAGACGATCACGGCCGCCGCCCTGGCGGCGATGCTCGCGAGCAGCACCGCGTTTGCGCAGGGTGCGGCCGCGCCGCGCGATCGCGCGCAGGCGGCCTGGAAACAAGCGGCTTCGAAGCAAGCCGCTTCGAAGCAAGCCGCCGCGAAGCAGTCGACGCCGGCACCGGCCGATCCAGCGCCGCTGACCGCCTTCGTCGACGACTACGCGCATCAGCACGATTTCAGCGGCTCGGTGCTGATCGTAGAACACGGCAAGCCCCTGCTTGCCCGCCAATACGGCCTGGCCAATCGCGCGTTCGCGATACGCAACGACGCGTCGACCAAGTACAAGATCGCCTCGATCACCAAGGCCTTCACCGCGGTGCTGATCCTGCAACTGCACGAACAGGGCCGGCTGGACCTGGACGCGCCGATGCGCCGCTATCTGCCCGACTACCGCGGCAGCGGCGGCGACTGGGTCACCCTGCGGCAATTGCTCAACCACACCTCGGGGCTGGTCAACTTCGATCAGGTCACCGACGCCGCGCAGGCGATCCGCAGCGGCCTGCCGAATTACCAGCTGCCGCATACCGCGCGGCAATTGGCCGACGATTACTGCAGCGGCGACCTGGTGCACGAGCCCGGCGCCAAGTTCGACTACAACAACTGCGACTACATCGCGCTGGGCCTGATCATCGAGCGCGCCTACGGCCAGCCCTACGAACAGGTGTTGCAGCAGCGCATTATCGATCCGCTGGGGTTGAAGGACACTGGCGTGCTGCATCAGCGCGACATCGTCGCCGGCCTGGCCGACACCTATTTCCGTCGCGACGACGGCAAGGCGCTGACGCCGGACCTGCCGGCGTATCCGGAAAACTGGTACGCGGCCGGCGCGATGTATTCCACGCCTCGCGATCTGGCGACCTTCGCCGACGGGTGGTTCGGCGGCCGTTTGGTCGGCGACAAGGCGCTCGCGGCGATGATCGCGCCGGGCCTGGACGATTACGGCTTCGGCGTGTGGTCCTACCCGGTGCGCATCGACGGCCGCCGCTACCACGCGGTCAAGCGGCCCGGCCGGATCATGGGCGCGCAGGCGCAGCTGTATCGCATCGTCGAAGCGGGGCTGACGGTGGTCGTGCTGGCCAATACCGACGCCACCGATCTGGACGAATTCGTGGCCCGGATCGGCAAGCACGCGCTCGGCAAGCAAGCGGCCGGCGAACACGCCGGCGACCAGCACGCCAGCGACAAGCCGGCGATCGACCGAGCACCGCCGCACGACTGA
- a CDS encoding linear amide C-N hydrolase, whose translation MCTNFLLAVPTIPAVQGNPTQFISARCMELTGALATNLYLVPAQQTFPIVANQSQGWIGSYGFVGLGDPQSMGQTPCFVDGINEVGLSCAALWLPGTQYPSSASSNALEFCDIAAWAMSQFATVPDVVAALAGVNVIGPAVGSQSYLPLHFIATDATGASVVIEFVGGAMNVYPPDYADGATGDGVLTNAPTYDWQRTNLSSYVHLSVEGAGTSTSNDSGPPVGSGLLGLPGDIMSASRFVKAATFRQGFGLLPGDGEGWLPTPATAGATDSTQTIVNVALQMVQMIQATPYGTALLKPTTASPSSSHPHLKARAPSVGDWTMWQVARDHTNFVYYYSTAFNSIVQKVDLTTVDFSGGSVAASALKSIQVMPAGSAWYNDASAGFA comes from the coding sequence ATGTGCACCAACTTCTTGCTCGCAGTGCCCACCATTCCCGCCGTCCAGGGCAATCCGACCCAGTTCATCTCCGCGCGCTGCATGGAACTCACCGGCGCACTGGCGACCAATCTGTACCTCGTGCCCGCCCAGCAGACCTTCCCCATCGTCGCCAACCAGTCGCAAGGCTGGATCGGCAGCTACGGTTTCGTCGGCCTCGGCGATCCGCAGTCGATGGGGCAGACCCCGTGTTTCGTCGACGGCATCAACGAAGTCGGGCTGTCCTGCGCGGCGCTGTGGTTGCCCGGCACCCAATACCCGAGCAGCGCGAGCAGCAATGCGCTGGAGTTCTGCGACATCGCCGCGTGGGCGATGAGCCAGTTCGCCACGGTTCCCGACGTGGTCGCCGCGCTGGCCGGCGTCAACGTGATCGGCCCGGCGGTCGGTTCGCAGAGTTATCTGCCGCTGCATTTCATCGCCACCGACGCGACCGGCGCCAGCGTGGTGATCGAATTCGTCGGCGGCGCGATGAACGTCTATCCGCCCGACTACGCCGACGGCGCCACCGGCGACGGCGTGCTCACCAACGCGCCGACCTACGACTGGCAACGCACCAACCTGAGCAGCTACGTGCACTTGAGCGTGGAAGGCGCCGGCACCAGCACCTCGAACGATTCCGGCCCGCCGGTCGGCAGCGGCCTGCTGGGCCTGCCCGGCGACATCATGTCCGCCTCGCGCTTCGTCAAGGCCGCGACCTTCCGCCAGGGCTTCGGCCTGTTGCCCGGCGACGGCGAGGGCTGGTTGCCGACGCCCGCGACCGCCGGCGCCACCGACAGCACCCAGACCATCGTCAACGTCGCCCTGCAGATGGTGCAGATGATCCAGGCCACGCCGTACGGCACCGCGCTGCTGAAACCGACCACCGCCTCGCCGTCGTCGTCGCACCCGCACCTCAAGGCACGCGCGCCGAGCGTCGGCGACTGGACCATGTGGCAGGTCGCCCGCGACCACACCAACTTCGTCTACTACTACAGCACCGCGTTCAACAGCATCGTGCAGAAAGTCGACCTCACCACCGTGGATTTCAGCGGCGGCAGCGTCGCGGCCAGCGCGCTGAAGTCGATCCAGGTGATGCCGGCCGGCAGCGCCTGGTACAACGACGCGAGCGCCGGCTTCGCTTGA
- a CDS encoding HAD-IB family phosphatase produces MGRCAAGAVLIGYKLGWVSGEAVRRRIVAFGYRGRRESEVRAAAEKYLRDVVARQVRPEALERIAWHRERGDRVVVVTANLELFVSAWCEQNGLECICSHLEARDGVLTGRYLGRDCCGPEKSRRVRERIALQDYASVHAYGDTVEDRELLALADRRFYRWHEVVS; encoded by the coding sequence CTGGGGCGGTGTGCTGCTGGCGCCGTACTGATCGGTTACAAGCTCGGCTGGGTGTCGGGCGAAGCGGTGCGCCGTCGCATCGTCGCGTTCGGTTATCGAGGCCGCCGTGAAAGCGAAGTGCGCGCGGCGGCCGAAAAGTATCTGCGCGATGTGGTCGCGCGGCAGGTTCGTCCCGAAGCGCTGGAGCGCATCGCCTGGCATCGCGAACGCGGCGATCGGGTGGTCGTGGTCACCGCGAATCTGGAGCTGTTCGTGTCGGCCTGGTGCGAACAAAACGGGCTGGAATGCATCTGCTCGCACCTGGAGGCGCGCGACGGCGTGCTGACCGGGCGTTACCTCGGCCGCGATTGCTGCGGCCCGGAGAAATCGCGGCGGGTGCGCGAGCGGATCGCCTTGCAGGATTACGCGAGCGTGCATGCCTACGGCGACACGGTCGAGGACCGCGAGTTGCTGGCGCTGGCGGATCGGCGGTTTTATCGCTGGCATGAAGTGGTGTCGTAG
- a CDS encoding chitinase, with amino-acid sequence MNARFNMRGPRAWAGHGLLGWFGLLCIPAAYAAPQAPTDLASSGYATTAVVAPAATCNFVTWTRGVNYTLGTIVKYPPNNQYYKLVNVGTNGSDGTDPTISTWYWQPTNCDTTTPPAGGFVVTEAQFNQMFPNRNSFYTYAGLVAAIRSYPNFAKEGGDTIARQEAAAFLANVNQETGGLVHIRELNQANWDHYCQPAGSCGGKQYYGRGPIQLSWNYNYASAGSALGLDLLNNPDLVATNSAISWQTALWYWMTQRGGASNTPHQAMVNLRAFGETIRAINGGIECNATGIGHQQMLNRGAYYRNFAAILGVAPGNNQTC; translated from the coding sequence ATGAACGCACGCTTCAACATGCGTGGCCCGCGCGCCTGGGCCGGACACGGCCTGCTCGGCTGGTTCGGCCTGCTCTGCATTCCGGCTGCCTACGCCGCGCCGCAAGCCCCGACCGATCTGGCGTCGAGCGGTTACGCCACCACCGCCGTGGTCGCGCCCGCGGCGACCTGCAACTTCGTCACCTGGACGCGCGGGGTCAACTACACCCTCGGCACGATCGTCAAATACCCGCCCAACAACCAGTACTACAAGCTGGTCAACGTCGGCACCAACGGCAGCGACGGCACCGACCCGACCATCAGCACCTGGTACTGGCAGCCGACCAACTGCGACACCACCACCCCGCCGGCCGGCGGTTTCGTGGTCACCGAAGCGCAGTTCAACCAGATGTTCCCGAACCGTAATTCGTTCTACACCTACGCCGGCCTGGTCGCGGCGATCCGCTCGTACCCGAATTTCGCCAAGGAAGGCGGCGACACCATCGCGCGCCAGGAAGCGGCGGCCTTCCTGGCCAACGTCAACCAGGAAACCGGCGGGCTCGTGCATATCCGCGAATTGAATCAGGCCAACTGGGACCACTACTGCCAACCGGCCGGCAGCTGCGGCGGCAAGCAGTACTACGGGCGCGGCCCGATCCAGTTGAGCTGGAACTACAACTACGCCTCGGCCGGCAGCGCGCTGGGCCTGGACCTGCTCAACAACCCCGACCTGGTCGCGACCAATTCGGCGATCTCCTGGCAAACGGCGTTGTGGTACTGGATGACCCAGCGCGGCGGCGCCAGCAACACGCCGCATCAGGCGATGGTCAACCTGCGCGCGTTCGGCGAAACCATCCGCGCGATCAACGGCGGCATCGAGTGCAACGCCACCGGCATCGGCCATCAGCAGATGCTCAACCGCGGCGCGTACTACCGCAACTTCGCCGCGATCCTCGGCGTCGCGCCGGGCAACAACCAGACCTGTTGA
- a CDS encoding cyclic-phosphate processing receiver domain-containing protein — translation MQVYLDDERATPEGWVRVYWPDQAIALLQAGEVTRISLDHDLGDDARGTGYDVIVWIEEAVIAHGFRPPQIAVHSANPAARLRMQAGIEAIARAWADRVNRAG, via the coding sequence ATGCAGGTCTATCTCGACGACGAACGCGCCACGCCCGAGGGCTGGGTGCGGGTCTACTGGCCCGACCAGGCCATCGCCTTGTTGCAGGCCGGCGAGGTCACCCGGATCAGCCTGGACCACGACCTCGGCGACGACGCCCGCGGCACCGGGTACGACGTGATCGTGTGGATCGAGGAAGCGGTGATCGCACATGGCTTCCGGCCGCCGCAGATCGCCGTGCATTCGGCCAATCCGGCCGCGCGGCTGCGCATGCAGGCCGGGATCGAGGCGATCGCGCGGGCCTGGGCGGATCGGGTCAATCGGGCCGGTTGA
- a CDS encoding RidA family protein, translated as MIQRFDVGARLSEMAIHNGTVYLAGQVPDSEDLDIGGQTRETLASIDALLERAGTDKSRILMAQIFLADMADFAGMNAVWEAWVVAGHTPPRATVQALLANPKFRVEIVVTAAV; from the coding sequence ATGATCCAGCGATTCGACGTCGGCGCGCGCCTGTCGGAAATGGCGATCCACAACGGCACCGTGTACCTGGCCGGGCAAGTGCCCGACAGCGAGGACCTGGACATCGGCGGTCAGACCCGCGAGACCCTGGCGTCGATCGACGCCTTGCTCGAACGCGCCGGCACCGACAAGAGCCGCATCTTGATGGCGCAGATCTTCCTGGCGGACATGGCGGATTTCGCCGGCATGAACGCGGTGTGGGAAGCCTGGGTCGTCGCCGGCCACACGCCGCCGCGTGCGACCGTGCAGGCGTTGCTGGCCAATCCGAAGTTTCGGGTCGAGATCGTGGTGACGGCGGCGGTTTGA
- a CDS encoding DUF1684 domain-containing protein yields MRRLLCSLLLCLPWVALHADPRKDWDGFRAALTEQAAGPTGMYAIQDVAVIAPNQAAYLPAAARPADLRWTPQRGDDRAIVLRYRDGKAMLEGKGLAATDLLKAEDRQQALPNGLTVRVTQYEDSLKAWLYNPALTAQRFKGLSFFPYDPKGVVTGRFTRKDVPVAVSHLDSRNHTGVMYWIGDVALPIQGKTYTLRAFNKQKDWKQIDHVLLFFTDKTSKKTSYGGGRSLETHFPAGAAPSSMTFNLNTLYSFLCAHSPYYNCPINLTTFVPVELKYGEKYPPSGK; encoded by the coding sequence ATGCGTCGACTGCTGTGTAGCCTGCTGCTGTGCCTGCCCTGGGTCGCGCTGCATGCCGATCCGCGCAAGGACTGGGACGGTTTCCGCGCCGCCCTGACCGAACAGGCGGCCGGACCGACCGGCATGTACGCGATCCAGGACGTCGCGGTGATCGCACCGAACCAGGCCGCGTATCTGCCCGCCGCGGCGCGTCCGGCCGATCTGCGCTGGACCCCGCAGCGCGGCGATGACCGCGCGATCGTGCTCCGTTATCGCGACGGCAAGGCGATGCTCGAAGGCAAAGGCCTCGCCGCGACCGACCTGCTCAAGGCCGAGGATCGCCAGCAGGCATTGCCGAACGGGCTGACAGTGCGGGTCACTCAATACGAAGATTCGCTCAAGGCCTGGCTGTACAACCCAGCGCTGACCGCGCAGCGCTTCAAGGGCCTGTCGTTCTTCCCCTACGACCCCAAGGGCGTGGTCACCGGCCGCTTCACCCGCAAGGACGTGCCGGTCGCAGTGAGCCACCTGGATTCGCGCAACCACACCGGGGTGATGTACTGGATCGGCGACGTCGCCCTGCCGATCCAGGGCAAGACCTACACCCTGCGCGCGTTCAACAAGCAAAAGGACTGGAAGCAGATCGACCACGTGCTGCTGTTCTTCACCGACAAGACCTCGAAGAAAACCAGCTACGGCGGCGGCCGTTCGCTCGAAACCCACTTCCCGGCCGGCGCCGCGCCGTCGTCGATGACGTTCAACTTGAACACGCTGTACAGCTTCCTGTGCGCGCATTCGCCGTACTACAACTGCCCGATCAACCTGACCACCTTCGTGCCGGTGGAGTTGAAGTACGGCGAGAAGTATCCGCCGTCGGGGAAGTAG
- a CDS encoding VOC family protein, which translates to MQVTSYYPVIMTCDVAGTAAFYQAHFGFVALFTADWYVHLQSAADPSINLAVLDGAHHTIPEAARGRVGGLLLNFEVQDVDAVHAQLQSAGLPILLSLRDEAFGQRHFITADPNGVLIDIITPIAPSGEFVEQYEASALPV; encoded by the coding sequence ATGCAAGTGACCAGTTATTACCCGGTGATCATGACCTGCGACGTCGCCGGCACCGCCGCGTTCTACCAGGCCCATTTCGGCTTCGTCGCGCTGTTCACCGCCGACTGGTACGTGCATCTGCAATCGGCCGCCGATCCTTCGATCAATCTCGCCGTGCTCGACGGCGCGCATCACACCATCCCCGAGGCGGCGCGCGGCCGGGTCGGCGGCTTGCTGTTGAACTTCGAAGTGCAGGACGTGGACGCGGTGCATGCGCAGCTTCAGTCCGCCGGCCTGCCGATCCTGTTGAGCCTGCGCGACGAGGCTTTCGGCCAGCGCCACTTCATCACCGCCGATCCCAACGGTGTGTTGATCGACATCATCACGCCGATTGCGCCGAGCGGGGAGTTCGTCGAACAGTACGAGGCGAGTGCGTTGCCGGTTTGA
- a CDS encoding S41 family peptidase, with translation MRVIRLYSLFPRKSLRDVLKCSALLGMSLLFAAAQAATPSPRATVSEVADAIQTYYYDIDRAKQIAADLRGEAAQGRYDRYVDPRDLATALSERIRPLDGHFRVNWRVPDPAGQAPRPGPRPGPGALPPAPGGAAPVDFSPRRNYGLRRVEVLPGNVGYIDLRELPHFEFGEPNAPARRALEAALQLVVATDALIIDLRDNGGGSPAAVGYLTSAFTPKNADIYNRFRLRRGDKMLSESEAPTDWYPTPRLQVPLYVLTSARTGSAAEALAYTLKNAGRAVVVGQASVGAANPGGEIPLAAGFSVFVSTGSPVSPITHGNWEGTGVIPDVAVAPADALSTAQRLALEAVLKRGLGGAAAVDTRWALDALQAPAVEVNAGDYLGQYERIQIGQDGGRVILRNGQRPPQPLAALQRDVFFVAADPSVRIKFERASDGRVAALEVLRSDGSSNRYRVQNAP, from the coding sequence ATGCGCGTCATCCGGCTGTATTCCCTGTTCCCGCGTAAGTCCCTGCGCGATGTATTGAAGTGCTCGGCGCTGCTGGGCATGTCGTTGCTGTTCGCCGCGGCGCAGGCGGCCACGCCGTCGCCGCGCGCGACGGTGAGCGAGGTCGCCGATGCGATCCAGACCTATTACTACGACATCGACCGCGCCAAGCAGATCGCCGCGGACTTGCGCGGCGAAGCCGCCCAGGGCCGTTACGACCGCTACGTCGATCCACGCGACCTCGCCACCGCGTTGAGCGAACGCATCCGTCCGCTGGACGGCCATTTCCGGGTCAACTGGCGCGTACCCGACCCCGCCGGCCAGGCGCCTCGCCCCGGCCCGCGTCCCGGTCCCGGCGCGTTGCCGCCCGCTCCGGGCGGCGCCGCGCCGGTCGATTTCAGCCCCCGGCGCAATTACGGTTTGCGCCGGGTCGAAGTGCTGCCGGGCAATGTGGGCTACATCGACCTGCGCGAATTGCCGCACTTCGAATTCGGCGAGCCGAACGCGCCGGCGCGGCGCGCGCTGGAAGCGGCGCTGCAACTGGTGGTCGCGACCGACGCGCTGATCATCGACCTGCGCGACAACGGCGGCGGCTCGCCGGCCGCGGTCGGCTATCTGACCAGCGCCTTCACGCCCAAGAACGCCGACATCTACAACCGCTTCCGCCTGCGCCGCGGCGACAAGATGCTGTCGGAATCCGAAGCGCCTACGGACTGGTATCCGACCCCGCGCCTGCAAGTGCCGCTGTACGTGCTGACCAGCGCGCGCACCGGTTCGGCCGCCGAAGCGCTGGCGTACACGCTCAAGAACGCCGGCCGCGCGGTGGTGGTCGGACAGGCCAGCGTCGGCGCGGCCAATCCCGGCGGCGAGATTCCGCTCGCCGCCGGTTTCAGCGTGTTCGTCTCCACCGGCTCGCCGGTCAGTCCAATCACCCATGGCAACTGGGAAGGCACCGGCGTCATCCCCGATGTGGCGGTGGCGCCGGCCGATGCCTTGTCGACCGCGCAGCGATTGGCGCTGGAAGCGGTGCTCAAGCGAGGACTGGGCGGCGCCGCCGCGGTCGACACGCGCTGGGCGCTGGACGCGTTGCAAGCGCCGGCCGTCGAGGTGAACGCGGGCGACTACCTGGGCCAGTACGAACGCATCCAGATCGGCCAGGACGGCGGCCGGGTGATCCTGCGCAACGGCCAACGCCCGCCGCAGCCGCTGGCGGCGCTGCAACGCGATGTGTTCTTTGTCGCGGCCGATCCCAGCGTGCGCATCAAGTTCGAACGCGCCTCCGACGGCCGCGTCGCGGCGCTGGAAGTATTGCGTTCGGACGGTTCGTCCAATCGCTATCGGGTGCAGAACGCGCCTTGA
- a CDS encoding S8 family serine peptidase, with product MTRRRHLHTAVALAIGLAPLLCAAQAAPSAAGGFELDLGGLRFDPLTSKPVQAASAWGRTRADGDDWRLVQFTGPVQQAWLDELRRAGLEPVQYVHPYTYIAWGKRDALARLAGQREVRWSGDFLPGYRVQPELREAALSKAATGPVQVSVISHRGSALGANLAKIGVADTGLGAKIVDRHLQTQTVQLPANQLAALAQTPGVYSVQSVPTDGGLRGEMSSQINAGNVNASNLAVPGYLSYLSTAGVNGTGVIIANVDGGIYHTHPDLVARMAACTGTTCGGSASSAHGTHTAAIMAGDGASNVRATASTGSFLRGLGVAPGAKLVEQRYSPFYTRAGGMLLLMTQSVRNRAVISGNSWGPAGSPRGYDGDTRQVDVGVRDADPDAPGDQPLAYVLSFMNGNGGTQSQGSPDEAKNTFTIGSTKGQTSATVQLAAINDLSSNTAHGPALDGRRIPAMVAPGCSIDSANSATGHGLMCGTSMASPQVAGASALFVQYYRNRFSVDPSPALTKAAFTAVAQNLVGKLDADGGTLATAPDSKQGWGRMLIDPVLRPAQAVQYVDQTHVFDNTGESWTRTFTAADPTKPVRVMLVWTDAPGHGLGGTTPAWNNNLDLRVTAGGSTYLGNVFNSAGWSATGGTADARNNGEGVFLQAAQHAGSVNVVVRATDINSNGLPNAGDDTDQDFALVCYNCAASL from the coding sequence ATGACCCGTCGTCGCCATCTGCACACCGCCGTCGCCCTGGCCATCGGCCTGGCGCCGCTGCTTTGCGCCGCGCAAGCCGCGCCGTCCGCCGCCGGCGGTTTCGAACTCGATCTGGGCGGATTGCGTTTCGATCCGCTCACCAGCAAACCAGTGCAGGCCGCCAGCGCCTGGGGCCGCACCCGCGCCGACGGCGACGACTGGCGCCTGGTCCAGTTCACCGGTCCGGTGCAGCAGGCGTGGCTGGATGAGCTGCGCCGCGCCGGATTGGAACCGGTGCAGTACGTGCATCCCTACACCTACATCGCCTGGGGCAAGCGCGACGCGCTCGCGCGCCTGGCCGGGCAGCGCGAAGTGCGCTGGAGCGGCGATTTCCTGCCGGGGTACCGGGTTCAGCCCGAACTGCGCGAAGCCGCGTTGAGCAAGGCCGCGACCGGACCGGTGCAGGTCAGCGTCATCAGCCATCGCGGCAGCGCGCTCGGCGCGAACCTCGCCAAGATCGGCGTCGCCGATACCGGTCTGGGCGCGAAGATCGTCGACCGTCATCTGCAAACCCAGACCGTGCAACTGCCCGCGAATCAACTCGCCGCGCTCGCGCAGACGCCGGGCGTGTACAGCGTGCAGAGCGTGCCTACCGACGGCGGCCTGCGCGGCGAGATGAGCAGCCAGATCAACGCCGGCAACGTCAATGCGAGCAATCTCGCGGTGCCGGGTTATCTGAGTTATCTCAGCACTGCCGGCGTCAACGGCACCGGCGTGATCATCGCCAACGTCGACGGCGGCATCTACCACACCCATCCGGATCTGGTCGCGCGCATGGCCGCCTGCACCGGCACCACCTGCGGCGGCAGCGCGAGCAGCGCGCACGGCACCCACACCGCCGCGATCATGGCCGGCGACGGCGCCTCGAACGTGCGCGCCACCGCGTCCACCGGCAGCTTTCTGCGCGGCCTGGGCGTCGCGCCCGGCGCCAAGCTGGTCGAACAGCGGTATTCGCCGTTCTACACCCGGGCCGGCGGCATGCTGTTGCTGATGACCCAGTCGGTGCGCAACCGCGCGGTGATTTCCGGCAACAGTTGGGGCCCGGCCGGTTCGCCGCGCGGCTACGACGGCGATACGCGCCAGGTCGATGTCGGCGTGCGCGATGCCGATCCCGATGCGCCCGGCGATCAGCCGCTGGCCTACGTGCTGTCGTTCATGAACGGCAACGGCGGCACCCAGAGCCAGGGCTCGCCCGACGAAGCCAAGAACACCTTCACCATCGGCTCGACCAAGGGCCAGACCTCGGCGACGGTGCAACTGGCGGCGATCAACGATCTGTCCAGCAACACCGCGCACGGCCCGGCGCTGGACGGCCGGCGTATTCCGGCGATGGTCGCGCCGGGCTGTTCGATCGATTCGGCCAACAGCGCGACCGGCCATGGCCTGATGTGCGGCACCAGCATGGCCTCGCCGCAGGTGGCCGGCGCCAGCGCCTTGTTCGTGCAGTACTACCGCAATCGTTTCAGCGTCGATCCCAGCCCGGCGTTGACCAAGGCCGCGTTCACCGCGGTCGCGCAGAACCTGGTCGGCAAACTCGACGCCGACGGCGGCACCCTGGCGACCGCGCCCGACAGCAAGCAGGGTTGGGGTCGGATGTTGATCGATCCGGTGCTGCGTCCGGCGCAGGCGGTGCAGTACGTCGACCAGACCCACGTGTTCGACAACACCGGCGAGAGCTGGACGCGCACCTTCACCGCCGCCGATCCGACCAAGCCGGTGCGGGTCATGCTGGTGTGGACCGACGCGCCCGGTCACGGCCTGGGCGGCACCACGCCGGCCTGGAACAACAACCTGGACCTGCGCGTGACCGCGGGCGGCAGCACCTATCTGGGCAATGTGTTCAATAGCGCCGGCTGGTCGGCCACCGGCGGTACCGCGGACGCGCGCAACAACGGCGAAGGCGTGTTCCTGCAGGCCGCTCAGCACGCCGGCAGCGTCAACGTCGTGGTGCGCGCGACCGACATCAATTCGAATGGATTGCCCAATGCCGGCGACGATACCGATCAGGATTTCGCGTTGGTCTGCTACAACTGCGCGGCGAGTTTGTAA